In a genomic window of Zestosphaera sp.:
- a CDS encoding 2-oxoacid:ferredoxin oxidoreductase subunit beta, with protein MSYKTDLWIDWCPGCGNFGILTAVIKAFEELGLDPSKTVVVSGIGCSGKTPHFIKVNGVHTLHGRAIPFATGIKLANPELTVVVHGGDGDLLGIGAGHFVALGRRNLDLVVILHDNGVYGLTKGQASPTLPLDVKTKSMVKPNVQNSINPIALALASGYTFVARGYAFDGAHLKNLIKSAIQHRGAALVDVLQPCVTFNNVYTAEFYRKAVYKLEEVSGWDPVVKSLGDADAKLTQALVKSMEWGEKIPIGIFYVNPHTTTLEERLARHLRRYPQLSPANSKIEENGRPVVNQEIFERLFKDFIIDVEGT; from the coding sequence ATGAGTTACAAGACAGACTTGTGGATTGATTGGTGTCCTGGTTGCGGAAACTTCGGTATTCTGACAGCTGTTATTAAGGCTTTTGAGGAGCTGGGGTTAGACCCTTCAAAAACGGTGGTCGTGTCGGGAATCGGGTGTTCGGGTAAGACGCCCCACTTTATTAAGGTCAACGGGGTGCATACCCTGCACGGAAGAGCTATTCCGTTCGCGACAGGCATCAAGCTTGCGAATCCGGAATTAACCGTAGTAGTTCACGGAGGTGACGGCGACCTCCTAGGTATCGGGGCAGGTCACTTCGTGGCTTTAGGTAGGAGAAACCTTGATTTAGTAGTTATCTTACACGATAATGGAGTATATGGACTTACGAAGGGGCAGGCTTCACCAACTCTCCCCCTAGACGTTAAGACCAAGAGTATGGTTAAACCAAACGTACAGAATTCCATTAACCCGATCGCGTTGGCCCTAGCTTCAGGCTATACATTCGTAGCAAGAGGTTATGCATTTGATGGTGCTCATCTGAAGAACTTAATAAAGTCGGCTATACAGCACAGAGGCGCAGCACTCGTAGACGTGTTGCAACCGTGCGTCACGTTCAATAACGTCTATACGGCGGAATTCTACAGAAAAGCAGTATATAAGTTAGAGGAAGTTTCTGGCTGGGATCCTGTCGTTAAGAGCTTAGGTGATGCTGACGCGAAGCTTACTCAAGCCTTAGTAAAGAGTATGGAGTGGGGTGAGAAGATACCTATAGGTATCTTCTACGTGAATCCCCACACGACCACCTTAGAGGAGAGACTAGCTAGACACTTGCGTAGGTACCCGCAATTAAGTCCAGCTAACTCTAAGATTGAAGAGAATGGTAGGCCAGTAGTAAATCAGGAGATTTTTGAGAGACTCTTCAAGGACTTCATAATTGACGTAGAGGGTACGTGA
- a CDS encoding DUF134 domain-containing protein → MPRCMRGPWRCRGRPPVRVESRLNLEEVFYLPVKVVKGLQPAEFVEVYDYEVEALKLVHLDELSVDEASARMGVSKATFWRILESCRVKIATALVEGKPLKLVSKSREGAGRSTEA, encoded by the coding sequence TTGCCTAGATGTATGCGAGGTCCTTGGCGCTGTAGGGGTAGACCTCCTGTGAGGGTTGAGAGTAGACTTAATTTAGAAGAGGTTTTCTACTTGCCGGTGAAGGTCGTTAAGGGCTTACAACCTGCTGAGTTCGTGGAGGTTTATGACTACGAGGTTGAAGCTCTTAAGCTTGTTCACTTAGATGAGCTTTCCGTGGACGAGGCTTCTGCGAGAATGGGCGTTTCGAAAGCGACTTTCTGGCGTATACTTGAGTCTTGCAGAGTAAAGATAGCCACAGCCCTCGTTGAGGGCAAGCCACTAAAATTAGTTTCAAAATCTAGAGAAGGTGCCGGCAGGAGTACTGAAGCGTAA
- a CDS encoding EamA family transporter produces the protein MRVKLGALIIALAAILWGTTGVSVALSRSYGLTYLQVAYSMLLASTCFLALFLRDGLRRLNPYLFLYGSLVIASFRILYVVSISVNGVGLTSALIYIAPLIVVLVESLTRGKLPRLTDLTLSLLVFAGAYIATNPELAITSLKGFLVGLALALTYSATLIMPRKFYARGLSRNEIIVQSTLSATATLTIILCLSEGIALSIDSLPYVMYGGVVCMGLAVILFYEGMKTTNPTHAGLITTLEPVVSLILSRIILGEYLNLIQYLGISMIIVVAITTLTIQRENH, from the coding sequence ATGCGTGTGAAGCTTGGTGCTTTGATAATTGCATTAGCAGCTATCTTATGGGGCACAACAGGAGTATCAGTCGCTCTCTCAAGGAGTTACGGACTCACATACCTTCAGGTAGCGTACTCGATGTTGCTGGCTAGCACATGCTTCCTAGCCCTATTCTTGAGAGACGGGTTAAGACGTCTAAACCCTTACTTGTTCCTCTACGGCTCTCTAGTCATAGCTTCTTTCAGGATACTTTATGTCGTCTCAATATCTGTTAACGGAGTTGGGCTGACTTCAGCACTCATATACATAGCACCACTAATAGTTGTCTTGGTCGAATCCTTGACTCGCGGGAAACTCCCGCGACTCACAGACTTAACTCTCTCTTTATTAGTCTTTGCAGGTGCTTACATAGCTACCAATCCCGAACTCGCGATCACGTCGCTGAAAGGCTTTCTGGTAGGGCTAGCACTAGCGCTAACATACTCTGCTACGTTAATCATGCCTAGAAAATTCTATGCGAGAGGACTAAGTAGAAATGAGATAATAGTCCAATCAACACTCTCAGCAACAGCAACGCTAACGATCATATTGTGCTTATCTGAAGGGATCGCCCTAAGCATAGACTCACTACCTTACGTCATGTATGGCGGCGTAGTGTGTATGGGTCTCGCAGTAATCCTGTTTTATGAAGGAATGAAAACAACTAACCCAACACACGCAGGACTAATAACAACCCTAGAACCAGTAGTGTCACTAATTCTCTCAAGAATAATACTAGGTGAATACCTGAACTTAATTCAGTACTTAGGTATATCAATGATAATAGTAGTAGCAATAACAACACTAACTATTCAAAGAGAAAATCATTAA
- a CDS encoding nucleotidyltransferase domain-containing protein — protein sequence MGGKCLEVIKERIRKRDLYIKKAQVFAECTIRKLSNSAVLIYGSVSRGDFNEWSDIDVLIITREEISQKPTERLDMIHDCMKENPLIEPVIITLDEFRKLLARKNPLVIEALKKGIILIDRLGLKDLT from the coding sequence GTGGGTGGAAAATGCTTGGAAGTTATTAAGGAGAGAATAAGGAAGCGTGACTTATACATTAAGAAGGCTCAGGTATTCGCTGAGTGCACGATACGTAAGCTGAGTAATTCAGCAGTACTAATTTACGGCAGTGTGTCGAGAGGAGACTTCAATGAATGGAGTGACATAGATGTTCTCATAATAACGCGAGAGGAAATCTCTCAAAAACCGACTGAGAGGCTTGACATGATACATGATTGTATGAAAGAAAACCCACTAATAGAGCCAGTAATCATAACGCTTGATGAGTTTCGTAAACTCCTCGCCAGGAAGAACCCACTAGTGATTGAGGCACTGAAAAAAGGGATAATCCTGATAGATAGGCTAGGTCTAAAAGACCTGACCTAG
- a CDS encoding HEPN domain-containing protein, with protein MIYSWACFKAHQAAEKALKALLWGLGNPRVSHSLPALLSELGDVLGEVPEDVRESCIRLNKCYIPTRYPDVWSEGIPEEQYSEKESRVFRSYYYG; from the coding sequence ATAATTTACAGCTGGGCGTGTTTCAAGGCGCATCAGGCAGCAGAGAAGGCTCTTAAAGCACTGTTATGGGGGTTAGGAAATCCGCGTGTAAGTCACTCACTACCAGCTCTTCTTTCAGAGTTAGGCGATGTATTGGGTGAGGTACCTGAAGACGTCAGGGAGTCCTGCATAAGACTGAATAAGTGCTACATACCGACTAGGTACCCAGATGTTTGGAGTGAGGGCATTCCTGAGGAGCAGTACTCAGAGAAAGAGTCAAGAGTCTTTAGAAGCTATTACTATGGCTGA
- a CDS encoding Ni/Fe hydrogenase subunit alpha — MSRVIKVDYLARVEGEGSLFIELEDGRVSGVEVGIFEPPRFFEAFLRGRKYYEVPDITARICGICPIAYIMSSSRALEKILGIEVPEEIEKLRRIVYLGEWIESHVLHVLMLHAPDFLRYESVFSMARDHPEIIKKGMRLKSWGNQVIRVVGGRSVHPVSCRVGGFYRVIKKEELLPLLKEFSYVRECARRLLEWVLELPMPDLKRDVEFVSLRGEGEYPVLKGRVVSSKGLNISEDEFEDSLVVEQTKYSTSLRYRLKERGCYVVGPIARYNNNYDFLDPEVRSVIESHGYGAPLLNSFQSIIARAAEVYHAVLELEELISNYREPQQPYVEGVVRKGVGAAITEAPRGMLYHKYEINERGYVVSANIIPPTSQNLASIEQDLLTLGDKLATLNLTDAQWIAEQTIRNYDPCISCATHFLKIKYINKHDHT, encoded by the coding sequence ATGAGTAGGGTCATTAAGGTAGACTACTTAGCTAGGGTTGAGGGGGAAGGTAGCTTATTCATTGAGTTAGAGGATGGTAGGGTATCTGGGGTTGAGGTAGGTATCTTTGAACCTCCGAGATTCTTTGAAGCGTTCTTGAGGGGCAGGAAGTATTATGAGGTCCCCGACATAACTGCCAGAATATGCGGTATATGCCCTATAGCTTACATAATGAGTTCTAGCAGAGCACTAGAGAAGATATTGGGTATTGAGGTGCCTGAAGAGATAGAGAAGCTTAGGAGGATAGTATATCTTGGTGAGTGGATTGAGAGCCACGTGCTCCACGTTCTCATGCTGCACGCGCCAGACTTCTTGAGGTATGAGTCTGTTTTTAGTATGGCTAGAGACCACCCGGAAATAATTAAGAAGGGCATGAGATTGAAGAGTTGGGGCAATCAAGTAATCAGGGTTGTGGGCGGTCGCTCCGTACATCCAGTTTCTTGTAGGGTCGGCGGTTTTTACAGGGTTATTAAGAAGGAGGAGTTACTTCCGTTGCTGAAGGAGTTTAGCTATGTAAGAGAGTGTGCAAGGCGGTTGCTAGAGTGGGTGCTTGAGTTACCCATGCCCGACTTAAAGAGAGATGTAGAGTTCGTGTCGCTTAGGGGTGAGGGCGAGTATCCGGTACTTAAGGGCAGGGTAGTATCTAGTAAGGGTCTCAACATCTCTGAAGACGAGTTCGAGGATAGCCTCGTAGTAGAGCAGACGAAGTACTCGACATCACTTAGGTATAGACTTAAGGAGAGAGGTTGCTACGTCGTAGGACCTATCGCGAGATACAACAACAATTATGACTTCTTAGACCCTGAGGTTCGGAGCGTTATAGAGTCTCACGGATACGGAGCACCCCTACTAAACAGCTTTCAGTCAATAATAGCTAGAGCAGCCGAAGTATATCACGCGGTCTTAGAGCTAGAAGAACTCATCAGCAATTATAGAGAGCCTCAACAGCCCTACGTAGAGGGGGTAGTTAGGAAGGGTGTAGGTGCCGCAATAACGGAAGCCCCTAGAGGCATGCTCTACCACAAGTACGAAATAAACGAGAGAGGATATGTAGTTAGTGCCAACATAATACCTCCGACATCACAAAACCTAGCAAGCATAGAGCAAGACCTCTTAACATTAGGTGATAAACTAGCGACACTAAACTTGACAGACGCGCAGTGGATAGCGGAACAGACAATAAGAAATTATGATCCATGCATATCGTGCGCAACACACTTCCTCAAAATAAAATACATAAACAAACACGACCACACTTAA
- a CDS encoding FAD/NAD(P)-binding protein, with the protein MGKYTAALVPLKASIARVRVETSNVRTYYVKLPDGLELPKPGQFNMLYVHGVGEVPISVSDLDEESRVVAHTVRFVGSVTKTFELLREGDLIGFRGPYGIGWPMDAAYGKNIVLVAGGIGLPPLRPVIREVARNRSAVGKLIILYGARTPEDLMFSYEYGDYESIPNTEFYVTVDKPSEGWRGNVGVVTNLIKHVDVDPSESYAFICGPEIMMKFAVRELLKRGFKTNKIYLSLERRMKCGVGLCGHCQMGPYFVCKHGPVFPLWFISRYFWVDQI; encoded by the coding sequence GTGGGTAAATACACGGCGGCTTTAGTCCCTCTTAAAGCTTCGATAGCTCGTGTTAGAGTCGAGACCTCGAATGTTAGGACATACTACGTGAAGTTACCTGACGGTCTTGAGCTACCCAAGCCAGGACAGTTTAACATGCTCTACGTGCACGGGGTTGGTGAGGTACCGATATCTGTTAGCGACTTAGACGAAGAGTCAAGAGTTGTCGCACATACTGTCAGGTTTGTTGGTTCTGTTACTAAGACTTTCGAGTTGCTCAGAGAGGGCGATTTAATTGGTTTCAGAGGCCCCTACGGTATTGGGTGGCCCATGGATGCTGCGTACGGCAAGAATATAGTTTTGGTTGCTGGCGGGATTGGCTTGCCTCCCTTAAGGCCTGTGATAAGAGAGGTAGCTAGGAATAGGAGCGCGGTCGGGAAGCTAATCATTCTTTACGGTGCTAGAACTCCTGAAGACCTCATGTTCAGCTACGAGTACGGTGACTATGAGTCAATCCCTAACACGGAGTTCTATGTGACTGTTGATAAGCCTAGTGAGGGTTGGAGAGGTAACGTTGGTGTCGTGACAAACCTGATAAAGCATGTTGACGTGGACCCTAGCGAGTCGTACGCTTTCATCTGCGGTCCTGAGATAATGATGAAGTTCGCTGTTCGAGAACTACTTAAGAGGGGATTCAAAACTAACAAGATTTACTTATCTCTTGAGAGGAGAATGAAGTGTGGTGTTGGTTTGTGTGGCCACTGCCAGATGGGTCCTTACTTCGTTTGTAAGCATGGTCCCGTATTTCCTCTCTGGTTCATAAGTAGGTATTTCTGGGTTGATCAAATATGA
- a CDS encoding 4Fe-4S dicluster domain-containing protein, whose amino-acid sequence MSLTGLYVGRAVSLRILFSELRRLGYVVIGYKVVDGVLRLGELNSFEELAHDVEDIQSPGKYSLVSGDFYRHGPDSPKRFLYPPTLTLFKVSSEWVVSVPAYEERNIAFFGLKPCDLASIKVLDKILLGVDEYYTSLRKNLVLVVENCVSPGGTCFCSTMNTGPRARDSFDLAYTRLNDKLVVEAGSELGLKLLNLLEVEPIDDVTYERFEVMMRNASEKARAGFELNGLPEELELRIESKTYEEIVEKCLGCANCNMVCPTCFCFDVFDVPLIDGSAERVRVWDGCLNFTYGQVAGGHFRPDLWARYRHFVLHKLAYWIKQFGMYGCVGCGRCITWCPTGIDLRETVKKVLRGGKGG is encoded by the coding sequence GTGTCACTAACAGGTCTTTACGTAGGAAGGGCTGTCAGTCTGAGGATTCTGTTTAGTGAGTTGAGGAGGTTAGGGTACGTAGTTATCGGGTATAAGGTGGTTGACGGGGTGTTGAGACTCGGTGAACTAAATTCTTTTGAGGAGCTCGCTCATGATGTTGAAGATATCCAGAGTCCTGGTAAGTACTCGCTAGTTAGTGGTGATTTTTATAGACACGGACCAGACTCGCCTAAGAGATTTCTTTACCCACCTACTCTAACTCTCTTTAAGGTTTCTAGTGAGTGGGTTGTGAGTGTCCCGGCGTATGAGGAGCGTAACATCGCGTTTTTCGGTTTAAAACCTTGTGATTTAGCGTCTATTAAAGTGCTTGACAAGATTCTCCTAGGTGTTGACGAGTATTACACAAGTCTTAGAAAGAACTTGGTTCTCGTTGTCGAGAATTGCGTTAGTCCTGGCGGCACGTGCTTCTGCAGTACCATGAATACAGGCCCTAGAGCTAGGGACTCTTTTGACTTAGCGTATACTAGACTGAATGATAAGTTGGTGGTGGAGGCTGGCAGCGAGCTTGGCTTGAAACTCCTTAACTTACTTGAGGTAGAGCCTATTGACGACGTCACGTACGAGAGATTTGAGGTAATGATGCGTAACGCTAGCGAGAAGGCTAGGGCTGGGTTTGAGTTAAACGGGTTGCCTGAAGAGCTCGAGTTGCGTATAGAGTCTAAGACTTACGAGGAAATCGTCGAGAAGTGTCTTGGTTGCGCAAACTGCAACATGGTTTGTCCGACATGTTTTTGTTTTGATGTGTTTGATGTCCCGTTAATTGATGGGTCTGCCGAGAGAGTCAGAGTGTGGGACGGTTGCTTGAACTTCACTTACGGTCAGGTAGCTGGAGGACACTTCAGACCTGATTTGTGGGCTAGATACAGACATTTTGTTCTCCATAAACTTGCTTACTGGATAAAGCAGTTCGGTATGTACGGGTGTGTAGGGTGTGGGAGGTGTATTACTTGGTGTCCTACCGGCATAGACTTGAGGGAGACCGTAAAGAAGGTTCTGAGAGGTGGTAAGGGTGGGTAA
- a CDS encoding AAA family ATPase: MRVLGVRLKNIRSYVDEVIVFPPSGTTVIYGDNGTGKTSILLGINYALFGLPRGQKSSDPFAGFVSPYRDDLLRVGASSAMVRILVRHKGKLILIERRLNGDRGGKITIFSSAGGTLKIESSNSYSSEDLTIRILEIFGLREDPRKSRSTYVFSNVMYVPQFNIHQILVLDDKQRRELVDRVLGLDKYMAALNNIEKIAKGKGSVIGSELDTINKIIEERRRDLKKISVDEVKAKLSELRDWREELSKRLNELRARRESLEAEKERLTNVMSELSLKIGELRNKIKVINEKERDLVSKKGRLYKILSEAGLNSVEGVDELIKELQARVQSLESEESRVSKDIEQLDRKLENIESDLKNVLACISRLEAEIENVKNRVREIWGEVLEMGGIVAQGMCPLCKQSITREYGEELMRGKRAEMREIAMRVVPLVRELWSKKLLLLERSKEKEEVRKKKDELSNWREKISRELREVEASIPKLKQVAELHEEVSRLEQETLEKSKVLEELSSADSEFKKYKEIADNLNTELNNIREAEKSYSKELGEVTEKINNLERELEKYVELSNELRELESRASVLTKVRGYLIDNIYKGVEAIENVVRSLAHERFREYFQEYFVKLLEDQELVEASVSDFRPALRVRAGVAGEREISQPSGAQLIALGLAYRLALNRVVRDLNKELRDSVLIMDEPTLGFSPERVEKLRELIESIGSDLGEAQVILVTHDEKLLEAGDCRIRLSIDRLRNETLVDYEECFMKGESIDFQNYKSFVSSMLSK, translated from the coding sequence ATGAGGGTCCTGGGAGTTAGGTTAAAGAATATTAGGAGTTACGTAGATGAGGTAATTGTCTTCCCGCCGTCCGGGACTACAGTCATTTACGGAGATAACGGAACTGGAAAGACTTCTATACTACTCGGTATTAACTACGCCTTATTTGGCTTGCCTAGAGGACAGAAAAGTAGTGATCCTTTCGCAGGTTTTGTTAGTCCTTACAGAGATGACTTACTGAGGGTTGGCGCATCTTCAGCGATGGTTAGAATACTGGTGAGGCATAAAGGAAAACTAATACTGATTGAGAGGAGGCTTAACGGTGATAGGGGAGGTAAGATAACGATATTTAGTAGTGCTGGTGGCACGCTCAAGATAGAATCGAGTAACAGTTACTCTTCAGAAGACCTCACTATAAGGATACTCGAGATATTCGGCTTAAGAGAAGATCCTAGGAAAAGCAGGAGCACATATGTATTCAGCAACGTAATGTACGTTCCTCAGTTTAATATACATCAGATACTAGTCCTTGACGATAAACAGAGGAGAGAATTAGTTGATAGGGTTTTAGGACTAGATAAGTACATGGCAGCATTAAACAATATTGAGAAGATAGCTAAAGGCAAGGGCTCGGTGATCGGTAGCGAACTCGACACTATCAATAAGATAATAGAGGAACGCAGAAGAGACCTTAAGAAGATAAGCGTAGATGAGGTGAAGGCTAAACTAAGTGAGTTGAGGGATTGGCGTGAAGAGTTGAGTAAGAGACTAAACGAGTTACGTGCTCGTCGTGAGTCTCTAGAGGCGGAGAAAGAAAGGCTTACTAATGTAATGAGTGAGTTAAGTCTTAAGATAGGTGAGTTAAGGAACAAGATTAAGGTCATTAACGAAAAAGAAAGAGATTTAGTGAGTAAGAAGGGGAGGCTTTATAAGATTCTTTCGGAGGCAGGCTTGAACAGTGTAGAGGGTGTTGATGAGCTTATTAAGGAGCTTCAAGCACGTGTACAGAGTTTAGAGAGTGAAGAGTCTCGCGTGAGTAAAGACATTGAGCAACTAGATAGGAAATTAGAGAACATTGAGAGTGATTTAAAGAACGTTCTAGCGTGCATATCTAGGCTGGAAGCTGAGATAGAGAACGTCAAGAACAGAGTTAGGGAGATTTGGGGTGAGGTCTTGGAGATGGGAGGTATTGTGGCTCAGGGTATGTGCCCTTTATGTAAGCAATCAATAACGCGTGAATACGGTGAGGAGTTAATGAGGGGAAAGCGTGCAGAAATGCGTGAGATTGCTATGAGGGTAGTGCCTCTAGTTAGGGAACTCTGGTCTAAGAAGCTTCTTCTACTCGAGCGCTCTAAAGAGAAAGAAGAGGTAAGGAAGAAGAAAGACGAGTTAAGTAACTGGCGAGAGAAAATTTCGAGAGAGCTTAGAGAGGTGGAAGCTAGTATTCCTAAACTGAAGCAAGTTGCTGAACTTCATGAAGAGGTCTCTAGGTTAGAGCAGGAGACTCTAGAAAAAAGTAAGGTGTTAGAGGAACTCAGCAGTGCTGATAGTGAGTTCAAGAAGTATAAAGAGATTGCAGACAATTTGAATACCGAATTAAATAATATCAGAGAAGCGGAGAAGAGCTATAGTAAGGAATTAGGAGAAGTTACTGAGAAGATAAATAACCTAGAGAGGGAGCTAGAGAAGTATGTCGAGTTAAGTAATGAGTTGAGAGAGCTTGAGTCGAGAGCATCTGTCCTTACTAAGGTTAGAGGTTACTTAATTGACAATATTTATAAAGGTGTTGAGGCTATAGAGAATGTTGTTCGTAGTTTAGCGCACGAGAGATTCAGGGAGTATTTCCAGGAGTACTTCGTTAAGCTTCTTGAAGACCAGGAGTTAGTCGAGGCTTCAGTAAGTGATTTTAGGCCCGCGTTGAGAGTTAGAGCTGGTGTTGCCGGAGAACGCGAGATTTCTCAGCCTAGCGGTGCTCAGTTAATTGCTTTAGGTCTTGCTTACAGGCTAGCTCTGAATAGAGTGGTGAGAGACTTAAATAAAGAATTGAGAGACTCTGTCTTGATAATGGACGAGCCGACACTCGGATTCAGTCCTGAGAGAGTTGAGAAGCTGAGGGAGTTGATAGAGTCTATAGGTAGTGACTTAGGTGAAGCGCAAGTAATATTAGTGACTCATGACGAGAAACTGCTTGAAGCAGGTGATTGCAGAATAAGACTCTCTATAGATCGATTAAGGAATGAGACATTAGTTGATTATGAGGAGTGTTTCATGAAAGGAGAGAGTATAGATTTCCAGAACTACAAAAGTTTTGTTTCCAGTATGCTTTCAAAGTAA
- a CDS encoding DUF87 domain-containing protein: MVERIGLTYAWRDGTTYVIISDKNYRPGIGDILYVKVESGYVLLQVSGFEGEIPVAATSFLAREGSSQYSYGVEKTLLAKATPIFEIREVRSGTEVKKVVTRPSQPPPLDTPVFLLRGGDEESELIMSLLSSRIPKSEDDAVPIAWLRAGIASVKELMPEKYFRSACLRLNLHDMISKHVLISGQTGSGKTTSVMGIITQWGRSGNSPISWIIADRHGEYSSSGGFVDVLSRALELNKRLRSSYSGVYVYTLKTNVERVTSLREGPLTTRFEGGFDAASVNVYDVINAAGLFERDVSELLEVTSILATLIRNASEAQASQRVESISLKKTPQTEEYRIDKSCVRVFIDENDEPTGNLLALIPLVTSNVVRYEGVGEREKKGIYKIFVNAGIYVNRLRDFRRMILSVFGWRERLESLPTDGKKVGVSVIDDKNSVFKVSPILKDPQSVITLLKALTSSAEETPGDKVPRYPWSSARGGRFSDLTPSSLDLGGLVSKLDEGAVVVLDVSKLPLSLGDMVVISVLRRLFEERMLAGVEEARKKPVVAVVSEEAPLYLSPERVSSPYNIFARLAREGRKFGIGLIALSQIATMIEKQILANFNTLIALRTKHRTDIDYLSNIGVPAEALPSLSDREGYLYTPDLSVSEPIPVYVPAYFDYRSEIEEEFSKMIRLEKDLINSNMMKALLGEVRGNEGPGS, encoded by the coding sequence GTGGTTGAGCGCATAGGTCTCACTTACGCTTGGCGTGATGGGACGACATACGTGATTATATCTGACAAGAACTACAGACCGGGTATAGGAGATATACTATACGTTAAGGTCGAGTCTGGCTACGTACTACTTCAGGTGAGCGGGTTCGAGGGAGAGATACCTGTAGCCGCAACTTCCTTCCTCGCTAGGGAGGGGTCTTCTCAATACTCTTACGGCGTCGAGAAGACATTATTAGCTAAGGCAACACCTATTTTCGAGATAAGAGAGGTGAGGTCTGGCACTGAGGTCAAGAAAGTCGTTACGAGACCTAGTCAGCCTCCCCCTCTCGACACTCCCGTCTTCCTCCTTAGGGGAGGTGATGAGGAGTCAGAACTCATTATGAGTTTGTTAAGTAGCAGAATACCTAAGAGCGAGGATGATGCAGTCCCTATCGCGTGGCTCAGAGCCGGGATAGCCTCAGTTAAGGAGCTCATGCCGGAGAAGTATTTTAGGAGTGCGTGCTTGAGGTTAAATCTTCATGACATGATATCTAAGCACGTCCTCATATCTGGTCAAACAGGCTCTGGCAAGACTACGAGCGTTATGGGCATAATAACTCAGTGGGGTAGGTCCGGCAACAGCCCTATCTCCTGGATTATAGCTGATAGACACGGAGAGTACTCTAGTTCGGGCGGGTTCGTAGATGTTTTAAGTAGGGCACTAGAATTAAACAAGAGATTAAGGAGCTCGTACTCGGGCGTCTACGTTTACACGCTTAAGACCAACGTTGAGAGAGTTACTAGCTTGCGGGAAGGACCCCTAACAACGCGCTTTGAGGGAGGTTTCGACGCCGCGAGCGTGAACGTTTATGACGTCATTAACGCTGCAGGGTTATTCGAGAGAGACGTTAGTGAGTTGCTGGAGGTCACCTCAATACTCGCTACCTTAATCAGGAACGCGTCCGAAGCTCAGGCATCTCAGCGTGTTGAGTCTATTAGTCTTAAGAAAACCCCTCAGACTGAGGAATACAGGATTGATAAGTCGTGCGTCAGAGTCTTTATTGACGAGAACGACGAACCTACAGGGAATCTCTTAGCTCTAATACCACTCGTGACTAGCAATGTGGTTAGGTATGAGGGTGTGGGGGAACGCGAGAAGAAAGGAATTTACAAGATATTCGTTAATGCTGGAATCTACGTTAATAGGTTGAGAGATTTTAGGAGAATGATTTTGTCAGTTTTTGGGTGGCGTGAGAGACTAGAGAGCTTACCGACTGACGGTAAGAAAGTTGGTGTTAGTGTTATTGACGACAAGAACTCGGTATTTAAGGTCTCGCCAATACTTAAAGACCCGCAATCAGTGATTACGTTGCTTAAAGCCTTAACTAGTTCTGCTGAGGAGACGCCTGGAGATAAGGTTCCCCGCTATCCCTGGTCAAGTGCTAGAGGCGGCAGATTCTCTGACTTGACTCCTAGCTCGTTAGATCTTGGTGGTTTAGTAAGTAAGCTTGATGAGGGAGCTGTAGTAGTTCTCGACGTTTCTAAGTTGCCTTTATCTCTCGGTGACATGGTCGTTATTAGTGTTTTGAGGAGGCTTTTTGAGGAGAGAATGCTTGCGGGGGTTGAGGAAGCTAGGAAGAAGCCAGTTGTGGCTGTCGTTTCTGAGGAGGCGCCCCTATACCTCAGTCCCGAGAGAGTGTCAAGCCCCTACAATATATTCGCTAGATTAGCTAGAGAGGGGAGGAAATTCGGTATAGGCTTAATAGCTTTATCCCAGATAGCAACCATGATTGAGAAGCAGATACTAGCAAACTTCAATACATTAATAGCTTTAAGGACTAAACACAGAACCGACATAGACTACTTGAGCAACATAGGTGTTCCAGCAGAAGCACTGCCAAGCCTTAGTGATAGGGAGGGGTACCTCTACACGCCCGACTTAAGCGTTAGTGAGCCCATACCCGTCTACGTCCCAGCCTACTTTGACTACCGTAGTGAGATAGAAGAAGAATTTAGCAAGATGATTAGGTTAGAGAAAGACTTGATAAACAGTAATATGATGAAGGCCCTCCTTGGTGAGGTGCGCGGGAATGAGGGTCCTGGGAGTTAG